A region of Crenobacter cavernae DNA encodes the following proteins:
- a CDS encoding ExbD/TolR family protein, producing MNFRRGRHREEPEINFIPLIDLLLVILIFLMVTTTYSRFSEIKVKLPSADAEAKDSQSSEISVAIAEDGEMLVAGKKLAPGSRDALVAALKDAAAGKREPVVVVNADAKATHQSVVNVMEAARVAHLSQLTFATQNLQTPQ from the coding sequence ATGAACTTCCGCCGCGGCCGGCATCGCGAAGAGCCGGAGATCAACTTCATCCCGCTGATCGACCTGTTGCTGGTGATCCTGATCTTCCTGATGGTCACCACCACGTATTCGCGTTTTTCCGAGATCAAGGTCAAGCTGCCGTCGGCCGACGCCGAGGCCAAGGACAGCCAGAGCAGCGAGATTTCGGTCGCGATCGCCGAGGACGGCGAGATGCTCGTCGCCGGCAAGAAGCTCGCGCCCGGCAGCCGCGACGCGCTCGTCGCCGCGCTGAAGGATGCCGCCGCCGGCAAGCGCGAGCCGGTCGTCGTCGTCAACGCCGACGCGAAGGCGACGCACCAGTCGGTGGTCAACGTGATGGAGGCGGCGCGCGTCGCCCACCTGTCGCAGCTGACCTTCGCGACGCAGAACCTGCAGACCCCGCAGTGA
- a CDS encoding MotA/TolQ/ExbB proton channel family protein, whose amino-acid sequence MWSIVEAAGWPIWTIILASVVSLAIIFERLISLRRSVVAPEGLLSQTLQEYRSGGASAQRLERLERHSPLGRLFAAGVRNVDGSREVMKEAIEDEGRIVAHQLERFLTTLGTIAAMSPLMGLLGTVIGMIDIFGSQNASGTNPQQLAHGISVALYNTAFGLIVAIPSMIFYRHFRAQVDALLVEMEAQAVKLVEVLHGDRRNNRQ is encoded by the coding sequence TTGTGGTCGATTGTTGAAGCGGCCGGTTGGCCGATCTGGACCATCATCCTGGCGTCGGTGGTGTCGCTGGCGATCATCTTCGAACGGCTGATCAGCCTGAGGCGCTCGGTGGTCGCGCCCGAGGGTCTGCTGTCGCAGACGCTGCAGGAATACCGCAGCGGCGGTGCGAGTGCGCAACGGCTCGAAAGGCTCGAGCGCCATTCGCCGCTCGGCCGCCTGTTCGCCGCCGGCGTGCGCAACGTCGACGGCAGCCGCGAGGTGATGAAGGAGGCGATCGAGGACGAGGGCCGCATCGTCGCGCACCAGCTCGAGCGCTTTTTGACGACGCTCGGCACCATCGCCGCGATGTCGCCGCTGATGGGCTTGCTCGGCACGGTGATCGGCATGATCGACATCTTCGGCTCGCAGAACGCCAGCGGCACCAACCCGCAGCAGCTCGCGCACGGCATCTCGGTCGCGCTGTACAACACCGCCTTCGGCCTGATCGTCGCGATCCCGAGCATGATCTTCTACCGCCATTTCCGCGCGCAGGTCGACGCGCTGCTGGTCGAGATGGAAGCGCAGGCGGTCAAGCTGGTCGAAGTGCTGCACGGCGACCGCCGCAACAACCGCCAGTGA
- the xseA gene encoding exodeoxyribonuclease VII large subunit, translating to MFLTPTQPDVISVSTLNRMARDLLEAGLPAVWIGGEISNLTLAASGHAYFSLKDSSAQIRCVMFRQRLAAVGLRLAEGMQVELKGTVTLYEARGDYQINVASLRAAGLGRLFEAFERLKARLAAEGLFDEAKKRPIPAHPRAIGIVTSPAAAALRDVVSTLKRRAPAIPVILYPTPVQGEGAADKIACAIRIAGQRAEVDVLIVCRGGGSIEDLWAFNEEVVARAVADSPIPVVSGVGHETDFTICDFVADLRAPTPTGAAERVSPSREQMMSQVDLARRRLERALSRLMTDKTQQLDYLSRRLVHPGQKLALQAERLAATRRRLALLAEARLAGARRSLSVAEARLVRQRPRPSDTGRVLDALGHSLRRAMLERLNRRRLALAQYEATLVALNPEAVLSRGYAIVEKADGSAAKSPGELRQGERVTLRLAEGQTQALIDHPDGAQQTLPF from the coding sequence ATGTTCCTCACCCCGACCCAACCCGACGTGATCAGCGTCTCCACCCTGAACCGCATGGCGCGCGACCTGCTCGAAGCCGGCCTGCCCGCCGTGTGGATAGGCGGCGAGATCTCCAACCTCACGCTCGCCGCGTCCGGCCACGCCTACTTTTCGCTGAAGGACAGCAGCGCGCAGATCCGCTGCGTGATGTTCCGCCAGCGCCTCGCCGCCGTCGGCCTGAGGTTGGCCGAGGGCATGCAGGTCGAGCTCAAGGGCACGGTGACGCTGTACGAGGCGCGCGGCGACTACCAGATCAACGTCGCCAGCTTGCGCGCCGCCGGCCTCGGCCGGCTGTTCGAGGCGTTCGAGCGACTCAAGGCGCGGCTCGCCGCCGAGGGCCTGTTCGACGAGGCGAAGAAACGGCCTATCCCGGCCCACCCGCGCGCGATCGGCATCGTCACCTCGCCGGCCGCCGCGGCGCTGCGCGACGTCGTCAGCACGCTGAAGCGCCGTGCGCCGGCGATTCCGGTGATTCTCTACCCGACGCCGGTACAGGGCGAAGGCGCGGCCGACAAGATCGCCTGCGCGATCCGCATAGCCGGACAGCGCGCCGAGGTCGACGTGCTGATCGTCTGCCGCGGCGGCGGCAGCATCGAGGACCTGTGGGCGTTCAACGAGGAAGTCGTCGCGCGCGCGGTCGCCGACAGCCCGATCCCCGTCGTCAGCGGCGTCGGCCACGAGACCGACTTCACCATCTGCGACTTCGTCGCCGACCTCAGGGCGCCGACGCCGACCGGCGCCGCCGAACGCGTGTCGCCGAGCCGCGAACAGATGATGAGCCAGGTCGACCTGGCGCGCCGCCGCCTCGAGCGCGCACTGTCGCGGCTGATGACCGACAAGACGCAGCAGCTCGACTACCTCTCGCGGCGCCTGGTCCATCCCGGTCAGAAGCTCGCGCTGCAGGCCGAGCGCCTGGCGGCGACGCGACGCCGGCTGGCGCTGTTGGCCGAGGCCCGGCTCGCCGGCGCACGCCGCAGCCTGAGCGTCGCCGAGGCGCGGCTCGTGCGCCAGCGGCCGCGCCCTTCCGACACCGGCCGCGTGCTCGATGCGCTCGGCCACTCGCTGCGCCGCGCGATGCTAGAGCGCCTGAACCGCCGGCGCCTCGCGCTCGCGCAGTACGAGGCGACGCTCGTCGCGCTGAACCCCGAGGCGGTGCTGTCGCGCGGCTACGCGATCGTCGAGAAGGCCGACGGCAGCGCCGCCAAGTCGCCGGGAGAACTGCGTCAGGGCGAGCGCGTGACGCTGAGGTTGGCCGAGGGCCAGACGCAGGCGCTGATCGACCACCCGGACGGCGCGCAGCAGACATTGCCGTTCTAG
- a CDS encoding DUF4442 domain-containing protein, translating into MRITPRIMKFGINLWPPFIGAGIRVRRIAPDWGEIDVALRLGLTNRNYVGVHFGGSLYAMTDPFFMLMLMHRLGRPYFVWDSAGRIDYLKPARGTVVARFSLDDAFVARLIDDAAAGDKVLPELAVDIVDDAGDVVARVHKTLYVRLKPEHRPR; encoded by the coding sequence ATGCGCATCACGCCCCGTATCATGAAGTTCGGCATCAACCTGTGGCCGCCGTTCATCGGCGCCGGCATCCGCGTGCGGCGCATCGCGCCCGACTGGGGCGAGATTGACGTCGCGCTCAGGCTCGGCCTCACCAACCGCAACTACGTCGGCGTGCACTTCGGCGGCAGCCTGTACGCGATGACCGACCCGTTCTTCATGCTGATGCTGATGCACCGGCTCGGCCGGCCTTACTTCGTGTGGGACAGCGCCGGGCGCATCGACTACCTGAAACCGGCGCGCGGCACCGTCGTCGCGCGCTTCAGCCTCGACGACGCTTTCGTCGCCCGGCTGATCGACGACGCGGCGGCGGGCGACAAGGTCCTGCCCGAACTGGCGGTCGACATCGTCGACGACGCCGGCGACGTCGTCGCGCGCGTGCACAAGACGCTCTACGTGCGGCTCAAGCCCGAACACCGGCCGCGCTGA
- the gpmI gene encoding 2,3-bisphosphoglycerate-independent phosphoglycerate mutase: MTDIKPVLLLILDGFGHRQEGDDNAILHAKTPNLDRLERDYAYGVIDASEQHVGLPGGQFGNSEVGHLNIGAGRVVEQDVTRIDRDVVSGAFARNPTLTEVVEKSRGHALHILGLLSDGGVHSHENHIFEMLRVAQKAGVERIHVHAFLDGRDTPPKSADTYLKRLDVVLADCPNARLATISGRYWGLDRDKRWERVEQAYRLIVDGEGLYSAETGLAGLEAAYGRGELDEFVKATRIGEAAPIADGDVVLFMNYRADRARELTSALTDPGFRSFAARQPKLGCFATLTSYGEAYRNPVAYPPQTLKNSFGEYLASQGLNQLRIAETEKYPHVTYFFNGGEELPYPGEDRILVPSPNVATYDLKPEMSAREVTDEIVRAIESGRYHAIICNYANGDMVGHTGVFDAAVKAVETLDECVGRCVEAMQKAGGEVLITADHGNCETMHDALHDQPHTQHTLNLVPFLYVGRQAEIEDGGALKDISPSLLAIMGLVQPPEMTGHSLIRLL; the protein is encoded by the coding sequence ATGACTGACATCAAGCCGGTTCTTCTCTTGATCCTGGACGGCTTCGGCCACCGTCAGGAGGGCGACGACAACGCCATCCTGCATGCGAAAACCCCCAACCTCGACCGGCTCGAGCGCGACTACGCCTACGGCGTGATCGACGCGTCGGAACAGCATGTGGGTCTGCCCGGCGGCCAGTTCGGCAACTCGGAAGTCGGTCACCTCAACATCGGCGCCGGCCGCGTCGTCGAGCAGGACGTCACCCGCATCGACCGCGACGTCGTCAGCGGCGCCTTCGCCCGGAACCCGACGCTCACCGAAGTGGTAGAAAAATCACGCGGCCACGCGCTGCACATCCTGGGCCTGTTGTCCGACGGCGGCGTGCACAGCCACGAAAACCACATCTTCGAGATGCTGCGCGTCGCGCAGAAGGCCGGCGTCGAACGCATCCACGTCCACGCCTTCCTCGACGGCCGCGACACGCCGCCCAAGAGCGCCGACACCTACCTCAAGCGCCTCGACGTGGTGCTCGCCGACTGCCCTAACGCGCGGCTGGCGACGATCAGCGGCCGCTACTGGGGGCTCGACCGCGACAAGCGCTGGGAACGCGTCGAACAGGCGTACCGCCTGATCGTCGACGGCGAGGGGCTCTATTCGGCAGAAACCGGCCTCGCTGGCCTCGAAGCCGCCTACGGCCGCGGCGAACTCGACGAGTTCGTCAAGGCGACGCGCATCGGCGAAGCCGCGCCTATCGCCGACGGCGACGTCGTGCTGTTCATGAACTACCGCGCCGACCGCGCGCGCGAACTGACGAGCGCCTTGACCGACCCGGGCTTCCGCTCGTTCGCCGCGCGTCAACCGAAGCTCGGCTGCTTCGCGACGCTGACCTCCTACGGCGAAGCGTACCGCAACCCGGTCGCCTACCCGCCGCAGACGCTGAAGAACAGCTTCGGCGAATACCTCGCGTCGCAGGGCCTCAACCAGCTGAGGATCGCCGAGACCGAGAAGTACCCGCACGTCACCTACTTCTTCAACGGCGGCGAAGAGCTGCCCTACCCCGGTGAAGACCGCATCCTGGTGCCGTCACCGAACGTCGCCACCTACGACCTCAAGCCCGAGATGAGCGCGCGCGAAGTCACCGACGAGATCGTCCGCGCGATCGAGAGCGGCCGCTATCACGCGATCATCTGCAACTACGCGAACGGCGACATGGTCGGCCACACCGGCGTGTTCGACGCGGCGGTCAAGGCGGTCGAGACGCTCGACGAATGCGTAGGCCGTTGCGTCGAGGCGATGCAGAAGGCCGGCGGCGAGGTGCTGATCACCGCCGACCACGGCAACTGCGAAACGATGCACGACGCGCTGCACGACCAGCCGCACACGCAGCACACGCTGAACCTGGTGCCCTTCCTCTACGTCGGCCGCCAGGCTGAAATCGAGGACGGCGGCGCGCTGAAAGACATTTCGCCTTCGCTTTTGGCTATCATGGGGCTAGTCCAACCTCCGGAAATGACGGGACACTCGCTCATTCGATTGCTGTGA
- a CDS encoding peptidoglycan DD-metalloendopeptidase family protein — protein MKRLALIALLAGSAHAAPASSSLNAAPQQQDLHSVRKAIDSVRKDIAEKEAVKKEAQSAIAASEQAIAATARALATLNQQQDHSAQRLAELSAALEANQAQVKSVQTRVARMLAEQYKRGQHDAMQLMMNANDPNQAGRDLTYYRRIAAAQQTLIADLATRQADLSRMADELNHQLAELDKLSGAKEREKRRLELNKASRQETVSTLDGQIQNQQGRLAKLKEDERQLARLIARINREIEARRVTAEKRAAGAKKARELARLQSDEKRRQEVAAAKKQGKAPPPDTRRPVVEEPIDAVADASASGRAFRSLQGRMKLPVAGTLAGRFGGPRSEGTTWKGVYIKAPAGQAVRAVADGRVVYADALRGYGNAVIVDHGGNYLTIYTGLAAIVRGVGQEIRAGDALGSSGTLDSGETGLYFEIRYLGRPVNPMAWAR, from the coding sequence GTGAAACGACTCGCACTGATCGCCCTATTGGCCGGCTCCGCTCACGCGGCGCCGGCTTCTTCGTCTCTGAACGCCGCACCGCAGCAGCAGGATCTGCATTCGGTGCGCAAGGCAATCGACTCGGTCAGGAAGGACATCGCCGAGAAGGAAGCGGTCAAGAAAGAAGCGCAAAGCGCGATCGCCGCGTCCGAGCAGGCGATCGCCGCGACGGCGCGGGCGCTCGCCACGCTGAACCAGCAGCAGGACCACTCGGCGCAAAGGTTGGCCGAGCTCTCCGCCGCGCTCGAGGCCAACCAGGCGCAGGTGAAGAGCGTACAGACCCGCGTCGCGCGCATGCTGGCCGAACAGTACAAGCGCGGCCAGCATGACGCTATGCAGCTGATGATGAATGCGAACGACCCGAACCAGGCCGGGCGCGACCTCACCTACTACCGCCGCATCGCCGCCGCGCAGCAGACGCTGATCGCCGACCTCGCGACGCGCCAAGCCGATTTGTCGCGCATGGCCGACGAGCTGAACCACCAGCTCGCCGAGCTCGACAAGCTGTCGGGCGCCAAGGAGCGCGAAAAGCGCCGGCTCGAACTGAACAAGGCGAGCCGCCAGGAAACCGTCAGCACGCTCGACGGTCAGATACAGAATCAGCAGGGACGGCTCGCCAAACTGAAGGAAGACGAGCGGCAGCTGGCCAGGCTGATCGCGCGCATCAACCGCGAGATCGAGGCGCGCCGCGTCACCGCCGAGAAACGCGCCGCCGGGGCGAAGAAGGCGCGCGAACTCGCCCGCCTCCAGTCCGACGAGAAGCGCCGCCAGGAAGTCGCCGCGGCGAAGAAACAGGGCAAGGCGCCGCCGCCCGACACGAGACGGCCGGTGGTTGAAGAGCCTATAGACGCCGTCGCCGACGCGAGCGCGTCGGGCCGCGCGTTCAGGAGCCTGCAAGGCCGCATGAAGCTGCCGGTCGCAGGGACGCTCGCCGGACGCTTCGGCGGGCCGCGCAGCGAGGGCACCACCTGGAAGGGCGTCTACATCAAGGCGCCGGCCGGCCAAGCAGTACGCGCCGTTGCCGACGGCCGAGTCGTCTACGCCGACGCCTTGCGCGGCTACGGCAACGCGGTCATCGTCGACCATGGCGGCAACTACCTGACGATCTACACCGGCCTCGCCGCGATCGTGCGCGGCGTCGGCCAGGAAATCCGCGCCGGCGACGCGCTCGGCTCGTCCGGCACGCTGGACAGCGGCGAAACCGGCCTGTACTTTGAAATTCGCTACCTGGGCCGCCCGGTCAACCCGATGGCGTGGGCCCGTTGA